The following proteins are co-located in the Solanum pennellii chromosome 8, SPENNV200 genome:
- the LOC107027985 gene encoding 14 kDa proline-rich protein DC2.15-like yields the protein MAKSSLALFLVFNVLFFTMVSACYTCPGPIKPNPKPTPSPSPNSQTKCPKDALKLGVCANVLNGLLNVTLGTPPVKPCCSLLGNLVDLEAAVCLCTALKANILGINLDIPISLSLLLNVCSKEAPKGFICS from the coding sequence ATGGCTAAGTCATCACTTGCTCTTTTTCTTGTATTCAATGTTCTTTTTTTCACAATGGTTAGTGCATGCTACACTTGCCCTGGCCCAATTAAACCAAATCCAAAACCAACACCAAGTCCATCTCCTAATTCACAAACCAAATGCCCAAAAGATGCTTTAAAATTAGGTGTTTGTGCTAATGTGCTTAATGGTTTATTAAATGTAACACTTGGAACTCCACCTGTAAAACCATGTTGTAGTCTTCTTGGAAATCTTGTGGATTTGGAAGCTGCTGTTTGTCTTTGCACTGCACTTAAGGCTAATATTTTGGGGATTAACCTTGATATCCCTATTTCACTTAGCTTACTTCTTAATGTTTGTAGTAAGGAGGCTCCAAAGGGATTTATTTGttcctaa
- the LOC107027972 gene encoding 14 kDa proline-rich protein DC2.15-like, producing the protein MAKFGAYSIALVLTLNILFFTMVSSTNVPCPPPPHPKPHYPTPTPSTPSSKGKCPKDTLKLNACANLLGDLLHLVVGSSPAKTQCCSLIEGLVDLDAAVCLCTALKANVLGINLNIPLSLNLLLNNCGKYAPKNFQCK; encoded by the coding sequence ATGGCTAAGTTTGGTGCATACTCAATTGCCCTTGTTCTCACATTGAACATTCTTTTTTTCACTATGGTTAGTTCCACTAATGTCCCATGCCCACCACCCCCACACCCCAAACCCCACTACCCTACCCCTACCCCCTCCACCCCATCATCAAAGGGTAAGTGCCCAAAGGACACACTAAAACTAAATGCTTGTGCCAATTTATTGGGTGATTTGTTGCACCTTGTTGTTGGAAGTAGTCCAGCCAAGACTCAATGTTGCTCTTTAATTGAAGGACTTGTTGACCTTGATGCTGCTGTTTGCCTTTGCACTGCCCTTAAAGCCAATGTGTTGGGAATTAATCTAAATATCCCACTTTCACTCAACTTGTTGCTCAACAATTGTGGCAAATATGCACCCAAGAACTTCCAATGCAAATAA
- the LOC107027978 gene encoding 14 kDa proline-rich protein DC2.15-like — MAKSLALFLLFNILFFTVVSACNTCHKPKPKPKPTPKPCPPPPYSKEGKCPKDTLKLGVCANVLSGLLNVTLGTPPVKPCCSLIGNLVDLEAAACLCTALKANVLGINLNIPISLRLLLNVCSKDVPKGFICA, encoded by the coding sequence ATGGCTAAGTCACTTGCCTTATTTCTTCTATTCAATATCCTTTTCTTCACCGTGGTGAGTGCATGCAACACTTGCCATAAGCCAAaaccaaagccaaagccaacgCCGAAGCCATGCCCCCCTCCTCCTTATTCAAAAGAAGGCAAATGCCCAAAAGATACTTTGAAATTAGGTGTTTGTGCTAATGTGCTTAGTGGTTTGTTAAATGTAACACTTGGAACTCCACCTGTAAAACCATGTTGTAGTCTTATTGGAAATCTTGTGGATTTGGAAGCTGCTGCTTGTCTTTGCACTGCACTTAAGGCTAATGTTTTGGGGATTAACCTTAATATCCCCATTTCACTTAGGTTACTTCTTAATGTTTGTAGCAAGGATGTTCCAAAGGGATTCATTTGTGCTTAA
- the LOC107027183 gene encoding 14 kDa proline-rich protein DC2.15-like, whose amino-acid sequence MDSKRYLTLFLFFNILFFNLVSGCWTGCNNPPIPKPNPNPNPYPNPNPTPSKGHCPRDALKLGVCANVLNGPVGAVIGTPPDPHCCMVLGGLLDLEAAVCLCTALKANILGININIPIALSLLINTCGKTLPSDFICA is encoded by the coding sequence ATGGATTCAAAGAGATACTTAACTCTCTTTTTGTTCTTcaacattcttttctttaaccTTGTAAGTGGTTGTTGGACTGGTTGCAACAATCCACCAATTCCTAaaccaaaccctaaccctaacccttaccCAAACCCTAACCCGACCCCATCCAAGGGACATTGCCCTAGAGATGCCCTAAAACTAGGTGTATGTGCCAACGTATTGAACGGTCCGGTCGGAGCGGTCATTGGGACCCCACCCGACCCGCATTGTTGTATGGTACTAGGTGGACTTTTGGATCTTGAAGCTGCTGTTTGTCTTTGCACTGCATTGAAAGCTAATATTCTTggaattaatattaatattccAATTGCATTAAGCTTGCTTATTAATACTTGTGGCAAAACACTCCCATCTGATTTCATTTGTGCCTAA
- the LOC107028034 gene encoding ubiquitin-conjugating enzyme E2 5A-like codes for MASKRIQKELKDLKKDPPASCSARPVGQDMFHWQATIMGPSDSPFSGGVFLASIHFPPDYPFKPPKVSFKTKVFHPNINNNGSICLDILKEQWSPALTVSKVLLSICSLLTDPNPDDPLVPEIAHMYKTDRPKYESTARSWT; via the coding sequence ATGGCTTCAAAGAGGATTCAGAAGGAATTGAAGGACTTGAAGAAAGACCCCCCTGCTTCCTGCAGTGCAAGACCTGTAGGTCAGGATATGTTCCATTGGCAAGCTACCATAATGGGTCCATCTGACAGTCCGTTTTCTGGGGGTGTTTTCCTTGCATCTATCCATTTCCCTCCAGATTATCCATTCAAGCCTCCAAAGGTCTCTTTCAAAACCAAGGTTTTCCACCCAAACATCAACAATAATGGTAGTATTTGTCTTGATATCCTAAAGGAACAATGGAGCCCTGCTCTTACTGTATCCAAGGTGCTGCTTTCTATTTGCTCTTTGCTTACTGATCCCAATCCAGATGATCCTTTAGTGCCAGAGATTGCTCACATGTACAAGACAGATAGACCGAAGTATGAGAGTACTGCCAGATCATGGACCTAG